One genomic region from Jilunia laotingensis encodes:
- the tsaD gene encoding tRNA (adenosine(37)-N6)-threonylcarbamoyltransferase complex transferase subunit TsaD, which yields MSTIILGIESSCDDTSAAVIKDGYLLSNVVSSQAVHEAYGGVVPELASRAHQQNIVPVVHEALKRAGVTKEELSAVAFTRGPGLMGSLLVGVSFAKGFARSLNIPMIDVNHLTGHVLAHFIKAEGEENVQPEFPFLCLLVSGGNSQIVLVKAYNDMEILGQTIDDAAGEAIDKCSKVMGLGYPGGPIIDKLARQGNPKAYTFSKPHIPGLDYSFSGLKTSFLYSLRDWLKDDPDFIENHKVDLAASLEATVVDILMDKLRKAAKQYKINQVAVAGGVSANNGLRNAFREHAEKYGWKIFIPKFSYTTDNAAMIAITGYFKYLDKDFCSIDLPAYSRVTL from the coding sequence ATGAGTACAATAATATTAGGAATCGAATCCTCTTGTGATGATACGTCGGCAGCCGTTATCAAGGATGGTTATTTGCTGTCGAATGTGGTATCCAGTCAGGCTGTGCATGAGGCATATGGGGGGGTAGTTCCCGAACTAGCTTCGCGCGCGCATCAGCAGAACATCGTGCCGGTGGTTCATGAAGCATTGAAACGTGCCGGAGTGACGAAAGAAGAACTGAGTGCAGTGGCTTTTACTCGTGGTCCGGGGCTGATGGGTTCGTTACTTGTTGGTGTTTCGTTTGCTAAAGGTTTTGCACGTTCTCTTAATATTCCGATGATTGATGTTAATCATCTGACAGGTCATGTCTTAGCCCATTTTATTAAAGCGGAAGGTGAAGAGAATGTACAGCCGGAATTTCCCTTCCTTTGCTTGCTCGTATCGGGTGGAAATTCTCAGATCGTTTTGGTGAAAGCATACAATGATATGGAAATTCTGGGACAGACAATCGATGATGCTGCCGGAGAAGCGATTGATAAATGTTCCAAGGTCATGGGGCTTGGTTATCCCGGTGGTCCGATTATCGATAAACTGGCTCGTCAGGGGAATCCGAAAGCCTATACTTTTAGCAAACCGCATATTCCGGGATTGGATTATAGTTTCAGCGGGCTGAAGACTTCCTTCCTTTATTCCTTGCGTGACTGGTTGAAGGATGATCCTGATTTCATCGAAAATCATAAAGTTGATCTGGCCGCTTCACTGGAAGCAACGGTGGTAGATATCCTGATGGATAAGCTTCGCAAAGCTGCCAAACAATATAAAATCAATCAAGTAGCGGTGGCAGGAGGCGTATCGGCCAATAACGGCTTGAGGAATGCCTTCCGGGAACATGCCGAAAAGTACGGTTGGAAAATATTCATACCTAAATTCAGCTATACGACTGATAATGCTGCAATGATTGCCATAACAGGCTATTTCAAATATTTGGATAAGGATTTCTGCTCGATAGACCTTCCGGCATATTCACGCGTGACCTTATAA
- a CDS encoding CinA family nicotinamide mononucleotide deamidase-related protein, giving the protein MFAEIITIGDELLIGQVTDTNSAWMGRELNKIGIEVHRVVSVRDRADEITEAVDDAMNRANIVLVTGGLGPTKDDITKQTLCAYFGTELVFSEEVFENVKRVLAGKIPMNALNKSQAMVPKDCLVINNRVGSASVSWFERDGKVLVSMPGVPQEMTTVMTEEVLPRLREKFDTDVIMHKTFTVKNYPESVLAEKLESWEVALPECIKLAYLPKLGIIRLRLTGRGRDGLSVKLALEKESRKLEEILGDDIFDEEDTPLEILVGNLLKKKNLTVSTAESCTGGSIAARLTSVPGSSEYFKGGIVAYSNEVKEELLHVSSVTLQERGAVSEETVIEMVKGAMDTLKTNCAVATSGIAGPGGGTKEKPVGTVWIAAAYKKEIITLKQETNRGREMNVERAGNNALLLLLELLK; this is encoded by the coding sequence ATGTTTGCAGAGATTATTACTATCGGTGACGAATTACTGATAGGGCAGGTGACTGATACAAATTCCGCTTGGATGGGGCGCGAGTTGAATAAAATAGGTATTGAGGTGCATCGAGTCGTTTCGGTCCGTGACCGTGCTGACGAAATAACGGAAGCTGTGGACGATGCGATGAATAGGGCTAATATCGTGCTTGTCACTGGTGGATTGGGCCCTACCAAAGACGATATAACCAAACAGACTCTATGTGCCTATTTTGGTACGGAGTTGGTTTTCAGCGAAGAGGTTTTTGAAAATGTTAAGCGCGTTTTGGCAGGAAAGATTCCTATGAATGCGCTGAATAAAAGCCAAGCTATGGTTCCAAAGGATTGCTTGGTTATAAATAATCGGGTAGGAAGTGCTTCCGTCAGTTGGTTCGAAAGAGACGGTAAGGTATTGGTTTCCATGCCCGGTGTGCCCCAGGAGATGACAACCGTGATGACTGAAGAAGTTCTTCCTCGTTTACGTGAGAAGTTTGATACGGATGTGATTATGCATAAGACTTTTACAGTGAAGAATTATCCCGAATCCGTGCTTGCCGAAAAGCTTGAATCGTGGGAAGTTGCTCTGCCCGAATGCATAAAACTGGCCTACCTGCCGAAATTGGGTATTATCCGGTTGCGTCTGACGGGCAGGGGAAGAGATGGGTTGTCTGTAAAGCTGGCTTTGGAAAAAGAGAGTCGTAAACTGGAAGAAATATTAGGAGATGATATCTTTGACGAAGAGGATACCCCGCTTGAAATACTTGTTGGAAATCTTCTAAAAAAGAAGAATTTGACCGTATCCACCGCGGAAAGCTGTACGGGAGGAAGCATTGCCGCCCGACTGACTTCTGTTCCCGGAAGTTCGGAATATTTTAAAGGTGGAATCGTGGCTTATTCGAATGAAGTGAAGGAAGAACTATTGCATGTTTCGTCCGTTACCCTTCAGGAACGCGGTGCTGTGAGCGAAGAAACTGTCATAGAAATGGTAAAGGGAGCGATGGATACGTTGAAAACGAATTGTGCAGTTGCAACTTCGGGCATTGCCGGTCCCGGAGGTGGTACAAAAGAAAAACCGGTAGGTACCGTTTGGATTGCTGCTGCCTATAAAAAAGAAATTATTACTTTGAAACAGGAAACGAATCGCGGAAGGGAGATGAATGTTGAAAGAGCAGGAAATAATGCCCTGCTATTGCTTTTGGAACTGCTGAAATAA
- the rpmB gene encoding 50S ribosomal protein L28 has product MSKICQITGKKAMIGNNVSHSKRRTKRTFDVNLFRKKFYYVEQDCWISLSICANGLRVINKKGLDAALNEAVAKGYCDWKSIKVIG; this is encoded by the coding sequence ATGTCGAAGATTTGTCAAATTACCGGAAAGAAGGCCATGATTGGCAACAATGTTTCACACTCAAAAAGAAGAACTAAAAGAACTTTTGATGTGAACTTGTTTAGAAAGAAATTCTACTATGTAGAACAGGATTGTTGGATCAGCCTTAGCATTTGCGCTAATGGTCTGCGTGTCATCAACAAGAAGGGACTGGACGCTGCGCTGAACGAAGCGGTGGCTAAAGGTTATTGTGATTGGAAAAGCATTAAAGTAATCGGCTAA
- the rpmG gene encoding 50S ribosomal protein L33: MAKKAKGNRVQVILECTEHKDSGMPGTSRYITTKNRKNTTERLELKKYNPILKRVTVHKEIK, from the coding sequence ATGGCAAAGAAAGCAAAAGGTAACAGAGTACAGGTGATTCTGGAATGCACAGAACACAAGGATAGCGGTATGCCGGGAACATCTCGTTATATCACAACGAAAAACAGAAAAAATACTACCGAAAGACTTGAGTTGAAGAAATACAACCCGATTCTGAAAAGAGTAACAGTTCACAAAGAAATTAAGTAA
- a CDS encoding DUF4295 domain-containing protein: MAKKTVASLHEGSKEGRSYTKVIKMVKSPKTGAYIFDEQMVPNEKVQDFFKK; the protein is encoded by the coding sequence ATGGCAAAGAAGACAGTAGCAAGTTTGCACGAAGGATCTAAAGAAGGTCGTTCTTATACTAAGGTTATCAAAATGGTTAAGTCTCCGAAAACCGGTGCTTACATTTTTGATGAACAGATGGTTCCTAACGAGAAAGTACAAGACTTTTTCAAGAAATAA
- the ftsY gene encoding signal recognition particle-docking protein FtsY — MGFFSFFSKEKKETLDKGLSKTKESVFSKIARAVAGKSKVDDEVLDNLEEVLITSDVGVETTLNIIKRIEKRAANDKYVNTQELNTILRDEIAALLTENNSEDVADFDVPVDKKPYVIMVVGVNGVGKTTTIGKLAYQFKKAGKSVYLGAADTFRAAAVEQLVIWGDRVGVPVIKQQMGSDPASVAYDTLSSAVTNNADVVIIDTAGRLHNKVGLMNELTKIKNVMKKVVPDAPNEVLLVLDGSTGQNAFEQAKQFTLATEVTAMAITKLDGTAKGGVVIGISDQFKIPVKYIGLGEGMEDLQVFRKKEFVDSLFGENS; from the coding sequence ATGGGATTTTTTAGTTTTTTCTCAAAAGAAAAGAAGGAAACTTTAGATAAAGGATTATCTAAAACCAAAGAAAGTGTGTTCAGCAAGATAGCCCGTGCAGTAGCAGGGAAGTCGAAAGTGGACGACGAAGTTCTGGATAATCTGGAAGAAGTGCTTATTACTTCGGATGTCGGTGTAGAGACTACATTGAACATTATCAAACGAATTGAAAAGCGTGCTGCCAATGATAAGTATGTTAATACTCAAGAACTTAATACTATCCTCCGGGATGAGATAGCTGCTTTGCTGACGGAGAATAACTCGGAAGATGTTGCCGATTTTGATGTCCCTGTGGACAAGAAGCCATATGTCATCATGGTGGTAGGTGTCAATGGGGTAGGAAAGACCACCACTATCGGTAAGTTGGCTTATCAGTTTAAAAAGGCGGGAAAATCTGTATATCTGGGTGCCGCTGATACTTTCCGTGCGGCTGCCGTCGAACAGTTGGTGATCTGGGGTGATAGAGTCGGGGTTCCTGTTATTAAACAGCAGATGGGTTCTGATCCGGCTTCGGTGGCATATGATACATTAAGTTCTGCTGTTACCAATAATGCCGATGTGGTTATCATCGACACAGCCGGTCGTCTGCACAATAAGGTCGGACTGATGAACGAGTTGACTAAAATAAAAAACGTGATGAAGAAAGTCGTGCCGGATGCACCGAATGAAGTACTTTTGGTACTCGATGGATCTACCGGGCAGAATGCATTCGAACAGGCTAAACAGTTCACATTGGCTACCGAAGTGACTGCAATGGCCATCACGAAATTGGACGGTACGGCAAAAGGAGGGGTGGTGATCGGTATCTCGGATCAATTTAAAATCCCTGTGAAGTACATCGGATTGGGGGAAGGCATGGAAGACCTTCAGGTGTTCCGTAAGAAAGAATTTGTTGATTCCCTGTTTGGAGAAAATTCATGA
- the rimO gene encoding 30S ribosomal protein S12 methylthiotransferase RimO, with translation MKRKTIDIITLGCSKNLVDSEQLMRQLEEAGYDVTHDAEKPKGEIAVINTCGFIGDAKEESINMILEFAQEKEEGNLEKLFVMGCLSERYLKELAIEIPQVDKFYGKFNWKELLEDLGKAYHDELHIERTLTTPQHYAYLKISEGCDRKCSYCAIPIITGRHVSRPMEEILDEVKYLVAKGVKEFQVIAQELTYYGVDLYKKQMLPELIERISNIPGVEWIRLHYAYPAHFPTDLFRVMRERDNVCKYMDIALQHISDHMLERMRRHVSKEDTYRLIEQFRKEVPGIHLRTTLMVGHPGETDSDFEELKEFVRTARFDRMGAFAYSEEEGTYAAEHYEDSIPQEVKQARLDELMDIQQGISAELSAAKVGMQMKVIIDRIEGDYYVGRTEFDSPEVDPEVLINRAGNRLLIGNFYQIKVVNSDDFDLFGEVI, from the coding sequence ATGAAAAGAAAAACAATAGATATCATTACCTTAGGGTGTTCTAAAAATTTGGTAGATTCGGAGCAACTGATGCGTCAGTTGGAAGAGGCGGGATACGATGTAACTCACGATGCGGAGAAGCCGAAGGGTGAAATAGCCGTGATCAACACGTGCGGTTTTATTGGCGATGCAAAGGAGGAGTCTATTAATATGATCCTAGAGTTTGCCCAGGAAAAGGAAGAGGGAAACCTTGAAAAACTCTTTGTAATGGGTTGCCTGTCCGAACGTTATCTGAAAGAACTTGCCATTGAGATTCCTCAAGTAGATAAATTTTATGGGAAATTTAATTGGAAAGAGTTGTTGGAAGATTTAGGAAAAGCGTATCACGATGAATTGCATATAGAACGAACTCTAACTACTCCGCAGCATTATGCTTATCTGAAAATATCGGAGGGGTGCGATCGTAAATGTTCTTATTGCGCCATTCCCATCATAACGGGACGGCATGTGTCTCGTCCGATGGAAGAAATTTTGGATGAAGTGAAGTATCTGGTTGCAAAAGGCGTAAAAGAGTTTCAGGTGATTGCTCAGGAGTTAACCTATTATGGGGTAGACCTTTATAAGAAGCAGATGTTACCTGAATTGATCGAGCGTATTTCTAATATTCCGGGCGTGGAATGGATTCGTTTGCATTATGCCTATCCGGCGCATTTCCCGACAGATCTTTTCCGTGTGATGCGCGAACGTGATAACGTTTGCAAGTATATGGATATCGCTTTGCAGCACATCAGTGACCATATGTTGGAGCGCATGCGCAGGCATGTGTCGAAAGAGGATACCTACCGGCTGATCGAACAATTTCGGAAAGAAGTTCCGGGCATACATTTGCGTACTACTTTAATGGTAGGGCATCCGGGAGAAACAGACTCCGATTTTGAAGAGTTGAAGGAGTTTGTACGCACAGCGCGTTTCGACAGAATGGGTGCTTTTGCATACTCGGAAGAGGAAGGAACCTACGCTGCCGAACATTATGAGGACTCTATCCCTCAAGAGGTGAAGCAAGCAAGGCTCGATGAGCTGATGGATATCCAACAGGGTATCTCCGCAGAATTGAGCGCAGCGAAAGTAGGGATGCAAATGAAAGTGATCATCGATCGTATAGAAGGTGATTATTACGTAGGGCGTACTGAATTCGATTCACCGGAGGTTGATCCCGAAGTGCTGATAAATCGCGCGGGGAATAGGTTGCTTATTGGTAACTTTTACCAGATAAAAGTAGTTAATTCCGATGATTTCGACCTTTTTGGCGAAGTTATTTAA
- a CDS encoding HU family DNA-binding protein: MNNKEFTSELSHRLGYTIKDTSELMSSLLSGMTQQLEEGNIVTIQGFGTFEVKKKAERITVNPTTKLRMLVPPKLVLGYRPGAQLKEKFK, encoded by the coding sequence TTGAATAATAAAGAATTTACTTCAGAACTGTCGCATAGGCTGGGGTATACCATTAAAGATACTTCCGAATTGATGTCTTCTTTGCTGTCGGGGATGACCCAACAGTTGGAGGAGGGCAATATCGTTACGATACAAGGTTTTGGAACTTTTGAAGTGAAAAAGAAAGCGGAACGCATTACGGTCAATCCTACGACTAAACTCCGGATGCTCGTGCCACCTAAATTGGTTTTGGGGTACAGGCCCGGTGCGCAGCTAAAAGAAAAGTTTAAGTAA
- a CDS encoding HU family DNA-binding protein produces the protein MNERLYQQDFIDLLANKHGMNKKDADKFVREFFLLIEEALEKDKYVKIKGLGTFKLVDVESRESVNVNTGERFQIPGYTKVSFTPDNSLRDIINKPFAHFETVVLNESTVLEDTPVSSEFDDENEETVEEEITAQDVQESIQEETNNEATVPDQEVPIETAILPTEQAVLNEPVEMSVSPQRESVEPQASAEDIIAKELSESPVKAVPEVVADEKLPEQAIPEKVDRSEKSPIPYLITIIIVVLLLCGGALLYIYYPDLFESGNQPEQVEHKVDQPESVVPVIPRDTVVQEDTIAEVVPSVKQQTPIAPVKKEPDMVKKNDKPQVSNKEGKNVSKPAPFKPDSVGYIITGTKTTYTIKEGETLTKVALRFYGTKALWPYIVKHNPDIIKNPDNVPYGTTIKIPELVKK, from the coding sequence ATGAATGAGAGATTATATCAGCAGGATTTTATTGACTTATTGGCCAATAAGCATGGCATGAATAAGAAGGATGCCGATAAGTTTGTCAGAGAGTTTTTTCTCCTAATAGAAGAAGCCTTAGAGAAAGATAAATATGTGAAAATTAAAGGTCTGGGCACTTTTAAACTTGTTGATGTGGAAAGTCGTGAAAGTGTGAATGTCAATACGGGTGAACGTTTCCAGATACCAGGTTATACGAAGGTTTCTTTTACACCGGACAATTCATTACGTGACATTATCAACAAGCCTTTTGCTCATTTTGAGACAGTTGTACTGAATGAAAGCACTGTTTTGGAAGATACTCCTGTAAGTAGTGAATTTGATGATGAAAATGAGGAAACAGTAGAGGAAGAGATTACGGCTCAAGATGTGCAGGAATCCATACAGGAAGAAACCAATAATGAAGCTACTGTACCGGATCAGGAAGTACCAATCGAAACAGCTATCCTCCCTACCGAGCAGGCAGTTTTGAATGAACCGGTAGAAATGTCGGTTTCACCACAGCGCGAATCAGTGGAGCCACAGGCGTCGGCCGAAGACATAATTGCCAAAGAGCTTTCTGAGTCTCCGGTAAAGGCAGTTCCGGAAGTGGTAGCTGATGAAAAACTGCCGGAGCAAGCTATCCCGGAGAAAGTTGATCGTTCGGAAAAATCCCCTATACCTTATTTAATTACAATTATAATCGTTGTATTGCTGCTTTGTGGCGGTGCGCTGCTTTATATTTACTACCCGGATTTGTTTGAATCGGGAAATCAGCCGGAACAAGTGGAGCATAAAGTTGATCAGCCTGAATCGGTTGTACCGGTTATTCCCCGGGATACGGTCGTTCAAGAAGATACGATTGCGGAAGTTGTTCCTTCTGTGAAACAACAGACTCCTATAGCTCCCGTAAAGAAAGAGCCGGATATGGTAAAGAAGAACGATAAACCACAGGTATCGAATAAGGAAGGTAAGAATGTATCTAAACCAGCTCCTTTTAAACCGGATTCTGTAGGGTATATCATTACGGGAACTAAAACCACGTATACTATAAAAGAGGGAGAAACATTGACTAAAGTTGCATTACGCTTTTATGGAACAAAGGCTTTATGGCCTTATATCGTGAAACATAATCCGGACATAATAAAAAATCCCGATAATGTGCCATATGGTACGACTATAAAAATACCGGAATTAGTGAAGAAATAA
- a CDS encoding AAA family ATPase produces the protein MAESIDIRELNERIERQSAFVTNLTTGMDQIIVGQKHLVESLLIGLLSDGHVLLEGVPGLAKTLAIKTLASLIDAKYSRVQFTPDLLPADVIGTMVYSQKDESFQVKKGPIFANFILADEINRAPAKVQSALLEAMQERQVTIGTETFALPEPFLVLATQNPIEQEGTYPLPEAQVDRFMLKVVIDYPKQEEEKLIIRQNINGEKFSVKPILKADEILEARKVVRQVYLDEKIERYIVDIVFATRFPEKYDLKELKDMIGFGGSPRASINLALAARTYAFIKRRGYVIPEDVRAVAHDVLRHRIGLTYEAEASNMTSDEIISKILNKVEVP, from the coding sequence ATGGCTGAATCAATTGACATCCGCGAGCTGAATGAGCGGATTGAAAGACAAAGTGCTTTCGTTACCAATCTTACAACAGGCATGGATCAGATCATTGTTGGTCAGAAACATCTTGTAGAGTCATTACTTATCGGACTTCTTTCTGATGGACATGTATTGCTGGAAGGTGTTCCGGGTTTGGCAAAGACATTAGCAATCAAAACGTTGGCTTCGCTGATTGATGCGAAATACAGTCGCGTACAGTTTACACCGGACTTATTACCCGCTGACGTTATCGGTACAATGGTTTACAGCCAGAAGGATGAGTCCTTCCAAGTGAAAAAGGGACCTATCTTCGCCAATTTTATACTAGCTGATGAAATTAACCGCGCTCCTGCCAAAGTACAGAGTGCTTTGCTTGAAGCCATGCAGGAACGACAGGTTACTATTGGTACGGAAACTTTTGCTTTGCCAGAACCTTTCCTCGTACTGGCAACACAGAATCCGATTGAGCAGGAAGGTACTTATCCGCTTCCGGAGGCGCAGGTCGACCGTTTCATGCTGAAAGTTGTCATTGACTATCCGAAACAGGAAGAAGAGAAACTGATTATTCGTCAAAACATCAATGGCGAGAAATTCAGTGTGAAGCCTATCTTAAAGGCAGATGAGATTTTAGAGGCTCGCAAGGTGGTTCGCCAGGTATACTTGGATGAAAAGATTGAGCGTTACATTGTTGATATCGTATTTGCTACCCGTTTCCCGGAAAAATATGATTTGAAGGAATTGAAAGATATGATCGGTTTTGGAGGTTCGCCCCGTGCATCTATCAATCTTGCTTTGGCTGCTCGTACATATGCATTCATCAAACGTCGCGGGTATGTGATTCCGGAAGATGTGCGTGCCGTTGCACATGATGTTCTCCGTCATCGTATCGGACTGACTTATGAAGCAGAAGCTAGCAATATGACTTCAGACGAAATTATCAGTAAGATACTGAACAAGGTTGAAGTACCCTGA
- a CDS encoding DUF58 domain-containing protein, translating to METSEILKKVRQIEIKTRGLSNNIFAGQYHSAFKGRGMAFSEVREYQFGDDIRDIDWNVTARFNKPYVKVYEEERELTVMLMVDVSGSLEFGTVKQMKKDMVTEIAATLAFSAIQNNDKIGVIFFSDRIEKFIPPKKGRKHILYIIRELIDFKPESRRTNIRLALEYLTNVMKRRCTAFILSDFIDQESFKNALTIANRKHDVVAVQVYDRRVAELPPIGLMKIKDAETGHEQWIDSSSKAVRRAHHDWWINKQAELNDTFTKSNVDSVSVRTDQDYVKALMNLFAKRN from the coding sequence ATGGAAACAAGTGAAATACTAAAGAAGGTTCGCCAGATTGAAATTAAGACACGCGGATTGTCCAATAATATTTTTGCAGGCCAATATCACTCGGCCTTCAAAGGTAGGGGAATGGCTTTCTCGGAAGTCCGTGAATATCAGTTCGGCGATGATATTCGCGACATTGACTGGAATGTGACTGCGCGTTTCAATAAACCTTATGTGAAGGTTTATGAGGAAGAGCGCGAGTTGACGGTCATGTTGATGGTGGATGTTTCCGGCAGTTTGGAGTTTGGTACGGTTAAACAGATGAAAAAGGATATGGTGACCGAGATCGCAGCAACGCTTGCTTTCTCGGCCATTCAAAACAACGATAAAATCGGAGTCATCTTTTTTTCGGATCGGATAGAGAAGTTTATTCCTCCCAAGAAAGGACGTAAGCATATTCTTTATATCATCCGCGAATTGATTGATTTTAAACCAGAAAGCCGTCGCACTAATATTCGTCTTGCATTGGAATATCTGACGAATGTGATGAAAAGACGTTGTACGGCTTTCATTTTATCGGATTTTATTGATCAGGAAAGCTTTAAAAACGCATTGACAATAGCTAACCGGAAACATGATGTCGTAGCTGTTCAGGTATATGACAGGCGTGTGGCCGAACTTCCTCCGATAGGACTGATGAAAATAAAAGATGCTGAAACCGGACATGAGCAATGGATTGATTCTTCATCCAAAGCAGTTCGGCGGGCACATCACGATTGGTGGATAAACAAGCAGGCCGAACTGAATGATACTTTTACTAAAAGCAATGTTGATTCTGTATCTGTGCGTACGGATCAGGATTATGTGAAAGCATTGATGAATTTGTTTGCCAAACGAAATTAA
- a CDS encoding vWA domain-containing protein yields MVFANIEYLFLLLLLIPYIVWYVLKWKKSQATLQISDARVYAHTPKSYKNYLLHVPFGLRIIALVLIILVLARPQTTDSWQNSEIEGIDIMLAIDVSTSMLAEDLKPNRLEAAKEVAAEFINGRPNDNIGLTLFAAESFTQCPLTVDHAVLLNLFQGIKCGLITDGTAIGMGIANAVTRLKDSKAKSKVIILLTDGTNNTGDISPLTAAEIAKSFGIRVYTIGVGTNGMAPYPYPVGNTVQYVNVPVEIDEKTLTEIAGTTDGNYFRATSNSKLKEVYEEIDKLEKTKLNVKEFSKRQEEYRWFALAAFLCVLLEVLLRNSILKKIP; encoded by the coding sequence ATGGTTTTTGCCAATATTGAATATTTATTTTTGCTGCTATTGCTCATACCGTATATTGTATGGTATGTCCTCAAGTGGAAGAAGAGTCAGGCAACACTCCAGATATCGGATGCAAGGGTGTATGCTCATACTCCGAAAAGTTATAAGAACTATCTGCTTCACGTGCCTTTTGGATTGAGAATTATCGCCTTGGTGCTGATTATATTAGTACTCGCACGACCTCAAACAACGGATAGCTGGCAAAATAGCGAAATAGAGGGTATCGATATAATGCTTGCAATCGACGTCTCAACCAGTATGCTGGCGGAAGATTTGAAGCCTAATCGTCTGGAGGCTGCCAAAGAGGTAGCTGCGGAGTTCATAAATGGACGGCCGAATGATAATATCGGTCTGACATTATTTGCTGCTGAAAGTTTTACTCAATGTCCTTTGACAGTCGACCATGCTGTGCTATTGAATCTTTTTCAGGGAATCAAGTGCGGACTTATTACTGACGGTACTGCAATAGGTATGGGAATTGCTAATGCTGTGACTCGTTTGAAAGATAGCAAAGCCAAGTCTAAAGTTATTATTTTGCTTACCGATGGTACTAATAATACGGGAGATATTTCTCCATTGACGGCTGCTGAAATAGCAAAGAGCTTCGGTATTCGTGTTTATACCATTGGTGTGGGCACGAATGGTATGGCACCATATCCTTATCCTGTTGGTAACACGGTACAATATGTCAATGTACCTGTGGAGATTGATGAAAAGACTTTGACTGAGATCGCTGGAACTACAGATGGTAACTATTTTCGTGCAACGAGTAACTCTAAACTGAAAGAGGTTTATGAGGAAATCGATAAACTTGAAAAGACGAAACTCAATGTGAAGGAGTTTAGCAAACGCCAAGAAGAATATCGTTGGTTTGCTTTGGCTGCTTTCTTGTGCGTTCTGCTTGAAGTTTTGTTGCGCAACTCGATTCTGAAAAAGATTCCGTAG
- a CDS encoding VWA domain-containing protein, whose product MFRFEEPAYLYLLLLLPLLAAFYLYSNYRKRKAIRRFGDPVLMAQLMPDVSKYRPDVKFWLVFAAIGLFAVLLARPQFGSKLETVKRKGVEVIIALDISNSMLAQDVQPSRLEKAKRLISKLVDGMENDKVGMIVFAGDAFTQLPITSDYISAKMFLESINPSLISKQGTAIGAAINLAARSFTPQEGVGRAIIVITDGENNEGGAVEAAKAAAEKGIQVSVLGVGLPDGAPIPVAGTNDFRRDRDGNVVVTRLNEAMCQEIAKDGKGIYVRVDNSNSAQKAINQEINKMAKTDVESKVYTEFNEQFQAVAWIIFLLLLAEMLILERKNQLFKNIHLFSNKK is encoded by the coding sequence ATGTTTCGATTTGAAGAACCTGCATATTTGTATCTGCTACTGCTATTGCCGTTGCTGGCTGCTTTCTACCTATATTCGAATTATAGGAAACGTAAAGCAATCCGTCGCTTTGGCGATCCGGTATTGATGGCTCAATTGATGCCGGATGTCTCAAAATACCGTCCGGATGTGAAATTTTGGTTGGTCTTTGCCGCTATAGGGCTGTTTGCCGTATTATTGGCTCGTCCTCAGTTTGGCTCAAAGCTTGAAACAGTGAAGCGCAAAGGAGTAGAAGTGATAATTGCGCTCGACATATCAAACTCCATGTTGGCGCAGGATGTTCAACCGAGTCGTTTGGAAAAAGCTAAACGGTTGATATCTAAGCTTGTTGATGGTATGGAGAATGATAAAGTAGGTATGATTGTTTTTGCTGGAGATGCATTTACGCAGCTTCCGATAACGAGTGATTATATTTCTGCTAAAATGTTTTTGGAGTCTATCAATCCTTCTTTGATATCTAAACAGGGAACAGCTATTGGGGCTGCTATCAATTTGGCGGCACGTAGTTTCACTCCACAAGAAGGTGTAGGACGAGCTATTATTGTGATTACGGATGGTGAAAATAATGAAGGAGGTGCTGTAGAAGCAGCTAAAGCAGCTGCCGAGAAAGGCATTCAAGTGAGCGTATTGGGCGTAGGGCTTCCTGACGGTGCGCCAATACCCGTTGCAGGTACCAACGATTTTCGACGTGACCGGGATGGGAATGTGGTCGTAACCAGGCTCAATGAAGCAATGTGCCAGGAAATAGCTAAAGATGGAAAAGGTATCTATGTCCGCGTAGATAATTCTAATTCAGCACAGAAAGCTATTAACCAGGAAATCAACAAAATGGCGAAAACGGATGTTGAGTCGAAAGTGTATACTGAATTTAACGAGCAGTTTCAGGCAGTGGCGTGGATCATCTTCCTTTTACTGCTAGCTGAAATGTTGATATTGGAACGTAAGAATCAGTTGTTTAAGAACATTCACTTGTTCTCTAATAAAAAGTAA